A section of the Struthio camelus isolate bStrCam1 chromosome 18, bStrCam1.hap1, whole genome shotgun sequence genome encodes:
- the LOC138061483 gene encoding E3 ubiquitin-protein ligase RNF182-like produces MTHKDGEPESSQPVVFTAHELECKICYHRYDARARKPKLLSCGHRVCAKCLRRMVALGDASPRRLSCPFCRRETPVPGEDVQRLQDDSKVLAVLTYHERAKKRGASLSPEVILCPSVLEPFAEPSPSSDCLVITILEVPEDMAPPEGLGMLDMIRLYRPASLGALPCHGPMRKCRSWTWQAVPHFILGMLCLVYFSSLPFGIYLLLIEHHSLGIVLVSLVPSTLLLCVFYSFCQCLCREVFAFPSP; encoded by the coding sequence ATGACCCACAAGGATGGTGAGCCGGAGAGTTCTCAGCCGGTGGTGTTCACAGCCCATGAGCTGGAGTGCAAGATCTGCTACCACCGCTATGATGCCCGAGCCCGCAAGCCCAAGCTGCTCAGCTGCGGCCACCGCGTCTGCGCCAAGTGCCTGCGCAGGATGGTGGCGCTGGGGGACGCGTCGCCCCGCCGGCTCAGCTGCCCTTTCTGCCGTCGGGAGACCCCGGTGCCGGGCGAGGACGTGCAGCGGCTGCAGGACGACAGCAAGGTGCTGGCCGTGCTGACGTACCACGAGCGGGCCAAGAAGCGGGGCGCGTCCCTGTCCCCGGAGGTCATCCTCTGCCCCAGCGTGCTGGAGCCCTTTGCAGAGCCCTCGCCCAGCTCCGACTGCCTCGTCATCACCATCCTGGAGGTGCCCGAGGACATGGCCCCGCCGGAGGGGCTGGGCATGCTGGACATGATCCGGCTGTACCGCCCCGCCAGCCTGGGCGCGCTGCCCTGCCACGGCCCCATGCGCAAGTGCCGCTCCTGGACGTGGCAAGCCGTGCCCCACTTCATCCTGGGCATGCTCTGCCTCGTCTACTTCAGCTCCCTGCCCTTCGGCATCTACCTCCTGCTCATCGAGCACCACAGCCTGGGCATCGTGCTGGTCAGCCTCGTGccctccaccctcctcctctGTGTCTTCTACAGCTTCTGCCAGTGTCTGTGCCGCGAGGTCTtcgccttcccctccccctga